Proteins encoded within one genomic window of Manis pentadactyla isolate mManPen7 chromosome 4, mManPen7.hap1, whole genome shotgun sequence:
- the KLHL17 gene encoding kelch-like protein 17 isoform X2, with the protein MQPRSERPAGRTQSPENGSPEPGPDTPPPPPPPQPPAPEPERSRARQARPTAPMEGALQLLSREGHTVSHNSKRHYHDAFVAMSRMRQRGLLCDIILHVAAKEIRAHKVVLASCSPYFHAMFTNEMSESRQTHVTLHDIDPQALDQLVQFAYTAEIVVGEGNVQTLLPAASLLQLNGVRDACCKFLLSQLDPSNCLGIRGFADTHSCSDLLKAAHRYVLQHFVDVAKTEEFMLLPLKQVLELVSSDSLNVPSEEDVYRAVLSWVKHDVDARRQHVPRLMKCVRLPLLSRDFLLGHVDAESLVRHHPDCKDLLIEALKFHLLPEQRGVLGTSRTRPRHCEGAGPVLFAVGGGSLFAIHGDCEAYDTRADRWHVVASMSTRRARVGVAAVGNHLYAVGGYDGTSDLATVESYDPVTNTWQPEVAMGTRRSCLGVASLHGLLYAAGGYDGASCLNSGVSSCDCQHGVLVIPQGRAGPGARAAFLPPLKVGGISGVHSAERYDPLTGTWTSVAAMSTRRRYVRVAMLDGHLFAVGGYDSSSHLATVEKYEPQVNAWTPAASMLSRRSSAGVAVLEGALYVAGGNDGASCLNSVERSTHDLVAMDGWLYAVGGNDGSSSLNSIEKYNPRTNKWVAASCMFTRRSSVGVAVLELLNFPPPSSPTLSVSSTSL; encoded by the exons ATGCAGCCGCGCAGCGAGCGCCCGGCCGGCAGGACGCAAAGCCCGGAGAACGGCAGCCCGGAGCCCGGGCCCGacacgccgccgccgccgccgccgccccagcCTCCGGC CCCCGAGCCAGAGCGTTCCCGCGCCCGGCAGGCCCGGCCCACTGCCCCAATGGAGGGTGCCCTGCAGCTGCTGAGCCGAGAGGGCCACACTGTGTCCCACAACTCCAAGCGGCACTACCACGACGCCTTTGTGGCCATGAGCCGCATGCGGCAGCGCGGCCTGCTGTGTGACATCATCTTGCATGTGGCGGCCAAGGAGATCCGAGCACACAAAGTGGTGCTGGCCTCCTGCAGCCCCTACTTCCACGCCATGTTCACAA ATGAGATGAGTGAGAGCCGCCAGACACACGTGACATTGCATGACATCGACCCCCAGGCTCTGGACCAGCTGGTGCAGTTTGCGTACACAGCCGAGATTGTGGTGGGCGAAGGCAACGTGCAG ACCCTGCTCCCAGCTGCCAGCCTCCTGCAGCTGAATGGCGTTCGCGACGCCTGTTGCAAGTTCCTACTGAGTCAGCTTGACCCCTCCAACTGTCTGGGCATCCGGGGCTTCGCTGACACGCACTCATGCAGCGACCTGCTCAAGGCAGCACACAGGTACGTGCTGCAGCACTTCGTGGACGTGGCCAAGACGGAGGAGTTCATGCTATTGCCTCTGAAGCAG GTGCTGGAACTGGTCTCTAGCGACAGCCTGAACGTGCCTTCAGAGGAGGACGTCTACCGGGCTGTCCTGAGCTGGGTCAAGCACGACGTGGATGCTCGGAGGCAGCATGTCCCACGG CTGATGAAGTGTGTGCGCCTGCCCCTACTAAGCCGGGACTTCCTGCTGGGCCATGTGGATGCTGAGAGCCTCGTGAGGCACCACCCTGATTGCAAGGACCTGCTCATCGAGGCCCTCAAGTTCCACCTGCTGCCCGAGCAGAGGGGCGTTCTGGGCACTAGCCGCACACGGCCCCGGCACTGCGAGGGTGCCGGTCCTGTGCTCTTTGCCGTGG GTGGTGGGAGCCTGTTCGCCATCCATGGGGACTGTGAAGCCTACGACACACGCGCTGACCGCTGGCACGTGGTGGCCTCTATGTCCACACGCCGGGCTCGGGTGGGTGTGGCAGCAGTTGGAAACCACCTATATGCAGTGGGCGG TTACGATGGGACTTCAGACCTGGCCACCGTAGAGTCGTACGACCCTGTGACCAACACCTGGCAGCCTGAGGTGGCCATGGGCACAAGGCGCAGCTGCCTGGGTGTGGCTTCCCTGCATGGCCTCCTGTATGCAGCTGGTGGCTACGATGGGGCCTCCTGCCTCAACAG TGGGGTCAGTTCCTGTGACTGCCAGCACGGGGTTCTAGTCATTCCACAGGGAAGGGCAGGTCCTGGGGCCAGGGCAGCCTTTCTGCCACCACTCAAGGTCGGCGGCATTTCTGGCGTCCACAGTGCTGAGCGCTATGACCCTCTGACTGGAACATGGACATCTGTCGCTGCCATGAGCACCCGGAGGCGATACGTGCGTGTGGCCATGCTCG ATGGGCACCTGTTCGCCGTGGGTGGTTATGACAGCTCATCGCACCTGGCCACCGTGGAGAAGTATGAGCCCCAG GTGAACGCATGGACGCCGGCGGCCTCCATGCTGAGCCGGCGCAGCTCAGCAGGAGTGGCAGTGCTGGAGGGGGCCCTGTACGTGGCCGGCGGCAATGACGGCGCCAGCTGCCTCAACTCCGTGGAGAG GAGCACGCATGACCTCGTGGCCATGGATGGATGGCTCTACGCTGTTGGGGGCAACGACGGCAGCTCCAGCCTCAACTCCATCGAGAAGTACAACCCAAGGACCAACAAGTGGGTGGCCGCGTCCTGCATGTTCACGCGGCGCAGCAGCGTGGGCGTGGCAGTGCTGGAGCTGCTCAACTTCCCCCCGCCGTCGTCGCCCACGCTGTCCGTGTCGTCCACCAGCCTCTGA
- the KLHL17 gene encoding kelch-like protein 17 isoform X3 — MQPRSERPAGRTQSPENGSPEPGPDTPPPPPPPQPPAPEPERSRARQARPTAPMEGALQLLSREGHTVSHNSKRHYHDAFVAMSRMRQRGLLCDIILHVAAKEIRAHKVVLASCSPYFHAMFTNEMSESRQTHVTLHDIDPQALDQLVQFAYTAEIVVGEGNVQTLLPAASLLQLNGVRDACCKFLLSQLDPSNCLGIRGFADTHSCSDLLKAAHRYVLQHFVDVAKTEEFMLLPLKQVLELVSSDSLNVPSEEDVYRAVLSWVKHDVDARRQHVPRLMKCVRLPLLSRDFLLGHVDAESLVRHHPDCKDLLIEALKFHLLPEQRGVLGTSRTRPRHCEGAGPVLFAVGGGSLFAIHGDCEAYDTRADRWHVVASMSTRRARVGVAAVGNHLYAVGGYDGTSDLATVESYDPVTNTWQPEVAMGTRRSCLGVASLHGLLYAAGGYDGASCLNSAERYDPLTGTWTSVAAMSTRRRYVRVAMLDGHLFAVGGYDSSSHLATVEKYEPQVNAWTPAASMLSRRSSAGVAVLEGALYVAGGNDGASCLNSVERYSPKAGAWESVAPMNIRRSTHDLVAMDGWLYAVGGNDGSSSLNSIEKYNPRTNKWVAASCMFTRRSSVGVAVLELLNFPPPSSPTLSVSSTSL; from the exons ATGCAGCCGCGCAGCGAGCGCCCGGCCGGCAGGACGCAAAGCCCGGAGAACGGCAGCCCGGAGCCCGGGCCCGacacgccgccgccgccgccgccgccccagcCTCCGGC CCCCGAGCCAGAGCGTTCCCGCGCCCGGCAGGCCCGGCCCACTGCCCCAATGGAGGGTGCCCTGCAGCTGCTGAGCCGAGAGGGCCACACTGTGTCCCACAACTCCAAGCGGCACTACCACGACGCCTTTGTGGCCATGAGCCGCATGCGGCAGCGCGGCCTGCTGTGTGACATCATCTTGCATGTGGCGGCCAAGGAGATCCGAGCACACAAAGTGGTGCTGGCCTCCTGCAGCCCCTACTTCCACGCCATGTTCACAA ATGAGATGAGTGAGAGCCGCCAGACACACGTGACATTGCATGACATCGACCCCCAGGCTCTGGACCAGCTGGTGCAGTTTGCGTACACAGCCGAGATTGTGGTGGGCGAAGGCAACGTGCAG ACCCTGCTCCCAGCTGCCAGCCTCCTGCAGCTGAATGGCGTTCGCGACGCCTGTTGCAAGTTCCTACTGAGTCAGCTTGACCCCTCCAACTGTCTGGGCATCCGGGGCTTCGCTGACACGCACTCATGCAGCGACCTGCTCAAGGCAGCACACAGGTACGTGCTGCAGCACTTCGTGGACGTGGCCAAGACGGAGGAGTTCATGCTATTGCCTCTGAAGCAG GTGCTGGAACTGGTCTCTAGCGACAGCCTGAACGTGCCTTCAGAGGAGGACGTCTACCGGGCTGTCCTGAGCTGGGTCAAGCACGACGTGGATGCTCGGAGGCAGCATGTCCCACGG CTGATGAAGTGTGTGCGCCTGCCCCTACTAAGCCGGGACTTCCTGCTGGGCCATGTGGATGCTGAGAGCCTCGTGAGGCACCACCCTGATTGCAAGGACCTGCTCATCGAGGCCCTCAAGTTCCACCTGCTGCCCGAGCAGAGGGGCGTTCTGGGCACTAGCCGCACACGGCCCCGGCACTGCGAGGGTGCCGGTCCTGTGCTCTTTGCCGTGG GTGGTGGGAGCCTGTTCGCCATCCATGGGGACTGTGAAGCCTACGACACACGCGCTGACCGCTGGCACGTGGTGGCCTCTATGTCCACACGCCGGGCTCGGGTGGGTGTGGCAGCAGTTGGAAACCACCTATATGCAGTGGGCGG TTACGATGGGACTTCAGACCTGGCCACCGTAGAGTCGTACGACCCTGTGACCAACACCTGGCAGCCTGAGGTGGCCATGGGCACAAGGCGCAGCTGCCTGGGTGTGGCTTCCCTGCATGGCCTCCTGTATGCAGCTGGTGGCTACGATGGGGCCTCCTGCCTCAACAG TGCTGAGCGCTATGACCCTCTGACTGGAACATGGACATCTGTCGCTGCCATGAGCACCCGGAGGCGATACGTGCGTGTGGCCATGCTCG ATGGGCACCTGTTCGCCGTGGGTGGTTATGACAGCTCATCGCACCTGGCCACCGTGGAGAAGTATGAGCCCCAG GTGAACGCATGGACGCCGGCGGCCTCCATGCTGAGCCGGCGCAGCTCAGCAGGAGTGGCAGTGCTGGAGGGGGCCCTGTACGTGGCCGGCGGCAATGACGGCGCCAGCTGCCTCAACTCCGTGGAGAGGTACAGCCCCAAGGCCGGCGCCTGGGAGAGTGTGGCGCCCATGAACATCCGAAG GAGCACGCATGACCTCGTGGCCATGGATGGATGGCTCTACGCTGTTGGGGGCAACGACGGCAGCTCCAGCCTCAACTCCATCGAGAAGTACAACCCAAGGACCAACAAGTGGGTGGCCGCGTCCTGCATGTTCACGCGGCGCAGCAGCGTGGGCGTGGCAGTGCTGGAGCTGCTCAACTTCCCCCCGCCGTCGTCGCCCACGCTGTCCGTGTCGTCCACCAGCCTCTGA
- the KLHL17 gene encoding kelch-like protein 17 isoform X1, with protein MQPRSERPAGRTQSPENGSPEPGPDTPPPPPPPQPPAPEPERSRARQARPTAPMEGALQLLSREGHTVSHNSKRHYHDAFVAMSRMRQRGLLCDIILHVAAKEIRAHKVVLASCSPYFHAMFTNEMSESRQTHVTLHDIDPQALDQLVQFAYTAEIVVGEGNVQTLLPAASLLQLNGVRDACCKFLLSQLDPSNCLGIRGFADTHSCSDLLKAAHRYVLQHFVDVAKTEEFMLLPLKQVLELVSSDSLNVPSEEDVYRAVLSWVKHDVDARRQHVPRLMKCVRLPLLSRDFLLGHVDAESLVRHHPDCKDLLIEALKFHLLPEQRGVLGTSRTRPRHCEGAGPVLFAVGGGSLFAIHGDCEAYDTRADRWHVVASMSTRRARVGVAAVGNHLYAVGGYDGTSDLATVESYDPVTNTWQPEVAMGTRRSCLGVASLHGLLYAAGGYDGASCLNSGVSSCDCQHGVLVIPQGRAGPGARAAFLPPLKVGGISGVHSAERYDPLTGTWTSVAAMSTRRRYVRVAMLDGHLFAVGGYDSSSHLATVEKYEPQVNAWTPAASMLSRRSSAGVAVLEGALYVAGGNDGASCLNSVERYSPKAGAWESVAPMNIRRSTHDLVAMDGWLYAVGGNDGSSSLNSIEKYNPRTNKWVAASCMFTRRSSVGVAVLELLNFPPPSSPTLSVSSTSL; from the exons ATGCAGCCGCGCAGCGAGCGCCCGGCCGGCAGGACGCAAAGCCCGGAGAACGGCAGCCCGGAGCCCGGGCCCGacacgccgccgccgccgccgccgccccagcCTCCGGC CCCCGAGCCAGAGCGTTCCCGCGCCCGGCAGGCCCGGCCCACTGCCCCAATGGAGGGTGCCCTGCAGCTGCTGAGCCGAGAGGGCCACACTGTGTCCCACAACTCCAAGCGGCACTACCACGACGCCTTTGTGGCCATGAGCCGCATGCGGCAGCGCGGCCTGCTGTGTGACATCATCTTGCATGTGGCGGCCAAGGAGATCCGAGCACACAAAGTGGTGCTGGCCTCCTGCAGCCCCTACTTCCACGCCATGTTCACAA ATGAGATGAGTGAGAGCCGCCAGACACACGTGACATTGCATGACATCGACCCCCAGGCTCTGGACCAGCTGGTGCAGTTTGCGTACACAGCCGAGATTGTGGTGGGCGAAGGCAACGTGCAG ACCCTGCTCCCAGCTGCCAGCCTCCTGCAGCTGAATGGCGTTCGCGACGCCTGTTGCAAGTTCCTACTGAGTCAGCTTGACCCCTCCAACTGTCTGGGCATCCGGGGCTTCGCTGACACGCACTCATGCAGCGACCTGCTCAAGGCAGCACACAGGTACGTGCTGCAGCACTTCGTGGACGTGGCCAAGACGGAGGAGTTCATGCTATTGCCTCTGAAGCAG GTGCTGGAACTGGTCTCTAGCGACAGCCTGAACGTGCCTTCAGAGGAGGACGTCTACCGGGCTGTCCTGAGCTGGGTCAAGCACGACGTGGATGCTCGGAGGCAGCATGTCCCACGG CTGATGAAGTGTGTGCGCCTGCCCCTACTAAGCCGGGACTTCCTGCTGGGCCATGTGGATGCTGAGAGCCTCGTGAGGCACCACCCTGATTGCAAGGACCTGCTCATCGAGGCCCTCAAGTTCCACCTGCTGCCCGAGCAGAGGGGCGTTCTGGGCACTAGCCGCACACGGCCCCGGCACTGCGAGGGTGCCGGTCCTGTGCTCTTTGCCGTGG GTGGTGGGAGCCTGTTCGCCATCCATGGGGACTGTGAAGCCTACGACACACGCGCTGACCGCTGGCACGTGGTGGCCTCTATGTCCACACGCCGGGCTCGGGTGGGTGTGGCAGCAGTTGGAAACCACCTATATGCAGTGGGCGG TTACGATGGGACTTCAGACCTGGCCACCGTAGAGTCGTACGACCCTGTGACCAACACCTGGCAGCCTGAGGTGGCCATGGGCACAAGGCGCAGCTGCCTGGGTGTGGCTTCCCTGCATGGCCTCCTGTATGCAGCTGGTGGCTACGATGGGGCCTCCTGCCTCAACAG TGGGGTCAGTTCCTGTGACTGCCAGCACGGGGTTCTAGTCATTCCACAGGGAAGGGCAGGTCCTGGGGCCAGGGCAGCCTTTCTGCCACCACTCAAGGTCGGCGGCATTTCTGGCGTCCACAGTGCTGAGCGCTATGACCCTCTGACTGGAACATGGACATCTGTCGCTGCCATGAGCACCCGGAGGCGATACGTGCGTGTGGCCATGCTCG ATGGGCACCTGTTCGCCGTGGGTGGTTATGACAGCTCATCGCACCTGGCCACCGTGGAGAAGTATGAGCCCCAG GTGAACGCATGGACGCCGGCGGCCTCCATGCTGAGCCGGCGCAGCTCAGCAGGAGTGGCAGTGCTGGAGGGGGCCCTGTACGTGGCCGGCGGCAATGACGGCGCCAGCTGCCTCAACTCCGTGGAGAGGTACAGCCCCAAGGCCGGCGCCTGGGAGAGTGTGGCGCCCATGAACATCCGAAG GAGCACGCATGACCTCGTGGCCATGGATGGATGGCTCTACGCTGTTGGGGGCAACGACGGCAGCTCCAGCCTCAACTCCATCGAGAAGTACAACCCAAGGACCAACAAGTGGGTGGCCGCGTCCTGCATGTTCACGCGGCGCAGCAGCGTGGGCGTGGCAGTGCTGGAGCTGCTCAACTTCCCCCCGCCGTCGTCGCCCACGCTGTCCGTGTCGTCCACCAGCCTCTGA
- the KLHL17 gene encoding kelch-like protein 17 isoform X4, whose translation MQPRSERPAGRTQSPENGSPEPGPDTPPPPPPPQPPAPEPERSRARQARPTAPMEGALQLLSREGHTVSHNSKRHYHDAFVAMSRMRQRGLLCDIILHVAAKEIRAHKVVLASCSPYFHAMFTNEMSESRQTHVTLHDIDPQALDQLVQFAYTAEIVVGEGNVQTLLPAASLLQLNGVRDACCKFLLSQLDPSNCLGIRGFADTHSCSDLLKAAHRYVLQHFVDVAKTEEFMLLPLKQVLELVSSDSLNVPSEEDVYRAVLSWVKHDVDARRQHVPRLMKCVRLPLLSRDFLLGHVDAESLVRHHPDCKDLLIEALKFHLLPEQRGVLGTSRTRPRHCEGAGPVLFAVGGGSLFAIHGDCEAYDTRADRWHVVASMSTRRARVGVAAVGNHLYAVGGYDGTSDLATVESYDPVTNTWQPEVAMGTRRSCLGVASLHGLLYAAGGYDGASCLNSGVSSCDCQHGVLVIPQGRAGPGARAAFLPPLKVGGISGVHSAERYDPLTGTWTSVAAMSTRRRYVRVAMLDGHLFAVGGYDSSSHLATVEKYEPQVNAWTPAASMLSRRSSAGVAVLEGALYVAGGNDGASCLNSVERYSPKAGAWESVAPMNIRRGPAALWLPLRCLLTAAPGPQEHA comes from the exons ATGCAGCCGCGCAGCGAGCGCCCGGCCGGCAGGACGCAAAGCCCGGAGAACGGCAGCCCGGAGCCCGGGCCCGacacgccgccgccgccgccgccgccccagcCTCCGGC CCCCGAGCCAGAGCGTTCCCGCGCCCGGCAGGCCCGGCCCACTGCCCCAATGGAGGGTGCCCTGCAGCTGCTGAGCCGAGAGGGCCACACTGTGTCCCACAACTCCAAGCGGCACTACCACGACGCCTTTGTGGCCATGAGCCGCATGCGGCAGCGCGGCCTGCTGTGTGACATCATCTTGCATGTGGCGGCCAAGGAGATCCGAGCACACAAAGTGGTGCTGGCCTCCTGCAGCCCCTACTTCCACGCCATGTTCACAA ATGAGATGAGTGAGAGCCGCCAGACACACGTGACATTGCATGACATCGACCCCCAGGCTCTGGACCAGCTGGTGCAGTTTGCGTACACAGCCGAGATTGTGGTGGGCGAAGGCAACGTGCAG ACCCTGCTCCCAGCTGCCAGCCTCCTGCAGCTGAATGGCGTTCGCGACGCCTGTTGCAAGTTCCTACTGAGTCAGCTTGACCCCTCCAACTGTCTGGGCATCCGGGGCTTCGCTGACACGCACTCATGCAGCGACCTGCTCAAGGCAGCACACAGGTACGTGCTGCAGCACTTCGTGGACGTGGCCAAGACGGAGGAGTTCATGCTATTGCCTCTGAAGCAG GTGCTGGAACTGGTCTCTAGCGACAGCCTGAACGTGCCTTCAGAGGAGGACGTCTACCGGGCTGTCCTGAGCTGGGTCAAGCACGACGTGGATGCTCGGAGGCAGCATGTCCCACGG CTGATGAAGTGTGTGCGCCTGCCCCTACTAAGCCGGGACTTCCTGCTGGGCCATGTGGATGCTGAGAGCCTCGTGAGGCACCACCCTGATTGCAAGGACCTGCTCATCGAGGCCCTCAAGTTCCACCTGCTGCCCGAGCAGAGGGGCGTTCTGGGCACTAGCCGCACACGGCCCCGGCACTGCGAGGGTGCCGGTCCTGTGCTCTTTGCCGTGG GTGGTGGGAGCCTGTTCGCCATCCATGGGGACTGTGAAGCCTACGACACACGCGCTGACCGCTGGCACGTGGTGGCCTCTATGTCCACACGCCGGGCTCGGGTGGGTGTGGCAGCAGTTGGAAACCACCTATATGCAGTGGGCGG TTACGATGGGACTTCAGACCTGGCCACCGTAGAGTCGTACGACCCTGTGACCAACACCTGGCAGCCTGAGGTGGCCATGGGCACAAGGCGCAGCTGCCTGGGTGTGGCTTCCCTGCATGGCCTCCTGTATGCAGCTGGTGGCTACGATGGGGCCTCCTGCCTCAACAG TGGGGTCAGTTCCTGTGACTGCCAGCACGGGGTTCTAGTCATTCCACAGGGAAGGGCAGGTCCTGGGGCCAGGGCAGCCTTTCTGCCACCACTCAAGGTCGGCGGCATTTCTGGCGTCCACAGTGCTGAGCGCTATGACCCTCTGACTGGAACATGGACATCTGTCGCTGCCATGAGCACCCGGAGGCGATACGTGCGTGTGGCCATGCTCG ATGGGCACCTGTTCGCCGTGGGTGGTTATGACAGCTCATCGCACCTGGCCACCGTGGAGAAGTATGAGCCCCAG GTGAACGCATGGACGCCGGCGGCCTCCATGCTGAGCCGGCGCAGCTCAGCAGGAGTGGCAGTGCTGGAGGGGGCCCTGTACGTGGCCGGCGGCAATGACGGCGCCAGCTGCCTCAACTCCGTGGAGAGGTACAGCCCCAAGGCCGGCGCCTGGGAGAGTGTGGCGCCCATGAACATCCGAAG GGGCCCCGCAGCCCTGTGGCTCCCCCTGCGGTGCCTGCTCACCGCGGCTCCTGGCCCCCAGGAGCACGCATGA
- the KLHL17 gene encoding kelch-like protein 17 isoform X5, which produces MQPRSERPAGRTQSPENGSPEPGPDTPPPPPPPQPPAPEPERSRARQARPTAPMEGALQLLSREGHTVSHNSKRHYHDAFVAMSRMRQRGLLCDIILHVAAKEIRAHKVVLASCSPYFHAMFTNEMSESRQTHVTLHDIDPQALDQLVQFAYTAEIVVGEGNVQTLLPAASLLQLNGVRDACCKFLLSQLDPSNCLGIRGFADTHSCSDLLKAAHRYVLQHFVDVAKTEEFMLLPLKQVLELVSSDSLNVPSEEDVYRAVLSWVKHDVDARRQHVPRLMKCVRLPLLSRDFLLGHVDAESLVRHHPDCKDLLIEALKFHLLPEQRGVLGTSRTRPRHCEGAGPVLFAVGGGSLFAIHGDCEAYDTRADRWHVVASMSTRRARVGVAAVGNHLYAVGGYDGTSDLATVESYDPVTNTWQPEVAMGTRRSCLGVASLHGLLYAAGGYDGASCLNSGVSSCDCQHGVLVIPQGRAGPGARAAFLPPLKVGGISGVHSAERYDPLTGTWTSVAAMSTRRRYVRVAMLDGHLFAVGGYDSSSHLATVEKYEPQVNAWTPAASMLSRRSSAGVAVLEGALYVAGGNDGASCLNSVERGPAALWLPLRCLLTAAPGPQEHA; this is translated from the exons ATGCAGCCGCGCAGCGAGCGCCCGGCCGGCAGGACGCAAAGCCCGGAGAACGGCAGCCCGGAGCCCGGGCCCGacacgccgccgccgccgccgccgccccagcCTCCGGC CCCCGAGCCAGAGCGTTCCCGCGCCCGGCAGGCCCGGCCCACTGCCCCAATGGAGGGTGCCCTGCAGCTGCTGAGCCGAGAGGGCCACACTGTGTCCCACAACTCCAAGCGGCACTACCACGACGCCTTTGTGGCCATGAGCCGCATGCGGCAGCGCGGCCTGCTGTGTGACATCATCTTGCATGTGGCGGCCAAGGAGATCCGAGCACACAAAGTGGTGCTGGCCTCCTGCAGCCCCTACTTCCACGCCATGTTCACAA ATGAGATGAGTGAGAGCCGCCAGACACACGTGACATTGCATGACATCGACCCCCAGGCTCTGGACCAGCTGGTGCAGTTTGCGTACACAGCCGAGATTGTGGTGGGCGAAGGCAACGTGCAG ACCCTGCTCCCAGCTGCCAGCCTCCTGCAGCTGAATGGCGTTCGCGACGCCTGTTGCAAGTTCCTACTGAGTCAGCTTGACCCCTCCAACTGTCTGGGCATCCGGGGCTTCGCTGACACGCACTCATGCAGCGACCTGCTCAAGGCAGCACACAGGTACGTGCTGCAGCACTTCGTGGACGTGGCCAAGACGGAGGAGTTCATGCTATTGCCTCTGAAGCAG GTGCTGGAACTGGTCTCTAGCGACAGCCTGAACGTGCCTTCAGAGGAGGACGTCTACCGGGCTGTCCTGAGCTGGGTCAAGCACGACGTGGATGCTCGGAGGCAGCATGTCCCACGG CTGATGAAGTGTGTGCGCCTGCCCCTACTAAGCCGGGACTTCCTGCTGGGCCATGTGGATGCTGAGAGCCTCGTGAGGCACCACCCTGATTGCAAGGACCTGCTCATCGAGGCCCTCAAGTTCCACCTGCTGCCCGAGCAGAGGGGCGTTCTGGGCACTAGCCGCACACGGCCCCGGCACTGCGAGGGTGCCGGTCCTGTGCTCTTTGCCGTGG GTGGTGGGAGCCTGTTCGCCATCCATGGGGACTGTGAAGCCTACGACACACGCGCTGACCGCTGGCACGTGGTGGCCTCTATGTCCACACGCCGGGCTCGGGTGGGTGTGGCAGCAGTTGGAAACCACCTATATGCAGTGGGCGG TTACGATGGGACTTCAGACCTGGCCACCGTAGAGTCGTACGACCCTGTGACCAACACCTGGCAGCCTGAGGTGGCCATGGGCACAAGGCGCAGCTGCCTGGGTGTGGCTTCCCTGCATGGCCTCCTGTATGCAGCTGGTGGCTACGATGGGGCCTCCTGCCTCAACAG TGGGGTCAGTTCCTGTGACTGCCAGCACGGGGTTCTAGTCATTCCACAGGGAAGGGCAGGTCCTGGGGCCAGGGCAGCCTTTCTGCCACCACTCAAGGTCGGCGGCATTTCTGGCGTCCACAGTGCTGAGCGCTATGACCCTCTGACTGGAACATGGACATCTGTCGCTGCCATGAGCACCCGGAGGCGATACGTGCGTGTGGCCATGCTCG ATGGGCACCTGTTCGCCGTGGGTGGTTATGACAGCTCATCGCACCTGGCCACCGTGGAGAAGTATGAGCCCCAG GTGAACGCATGGACGCCGGCGGCCTCCATGCTGAGCCGGCGCAGCTCAGCAGGAGTGGCAGTGCTGGAGGGGGCCCTGTACGTGGCCGGCGGCAATGACGGCGCCAGCTGCCTCAACTCCGTGGAGAG GGGCCCCGCAGCCCTGTGGCTCCCCCTGCGGTGCCTGCTCACCGCGGCTCCTGGCCCCCAGGAGCACGCATGA